GCTCGAAGTCTCGGCCATCGGCCTCGGCTGCATGGGCATGAGCCAGTCCTACGGGCCGGCCGACGAAGCGGAGTCGATCGCGACGATCCACCGGGCGATCGAGCTCGGCTGCACCTTTCTCGACACGGCCGAGGTCTACGGGCCGTTCCTCAACGAGGAACTGCTTGGGCGCGCGCTGCAAGGCCGGCGCGACCAGGTGACGATCGCGACCAAGTTCGGCTTCCGCATCGTCGATGGCAAGCAGGCCGGCACCGACAGCCGGCCCGACCATATACGGGAGGTAGTGGAGGCTTCGCTCAAGCGGCTCGCCACCGATCGCATCGATCTGCTTTACCAGCACCGCGTCGACCCCGCGGTGCCGATGGAGGATGTCGCGGGCGCGGTCGGCGAGTTGGTGGCCGAGGGCAAGGTGCGCTTCTTCGGCCTGTCGGAAGCGGGCATTGCCAACATCCGCCGCGCGCATGCCGTGCATCCGGTCTCGGCGCTGCAGAGCGAATACTCGCTGTGGGAGCGCAACCTCGAGCCCGAGATCATCCCGGCGCTGAAGGAGCTGGGCATCGGCCTGGTGCCCTTCGCGCCGCTCGGCCGCGGCTTCCTGGCCGGCGACGTCAAGCGCGCGGAGGACTATCCGCAGGGCGATTTCCGCCGCGGCGACCCGCGCTACCAGGGCGAGAATTTCGACTTGAATGTCGCGGCCGCCGCCGCGGTGCGCGACATTGCAGCGGCAAAAAGCGTGAAGCCCGGCCAGATCGCGATCGCCTGGCTGCTCGCCAAGGGGCCGGACTTCGGCATCGACATCGTGCCGATCCCTGGCACCAAGCGGCGGACCTATCTGGAGGAAAATGTCGCGGCGGCGGACATCACGCTCGACGCGACCGAGATACTGGGGCTCGACATGGCGCTGACGCCCGACAAGGTATCCGGGCCAAGGTATAACGAGCGCACGATGTCGCTGGTGGACCGGTAGGGCTCGAAGTCCTGAGGACTATTGAACGTCGGCGCGAAGGAACTCGGCGCCGACAGCTGGCAATCAGCCCTCACCCGCCCGAATGCGGATCGATGCTGTAGGGATGCACCGGATAGCCAGGGCCGATCGCCTCGCCCACTCTTTCCACCCAGCCTTCTACCGCCGGATAATCGGCGAGGGAGAAACCGCAATCCTCAGCGCGGTGGCTGTAGGCATAGACGGCGATGTCGGCGATGGTGAGCGTATCGCCGACCAGGAAAGGCGTGTCGGCCAGGCTGCGCTCCAGCGCGCCAAGCGCTCGCACACCCGCCTCGCGCTTGCCGGCAACCAGCGCCTGGTTGCGCTCCAGCCGGCCGGTCAGGCTCCAGAAGCGCAGCGAGCCGATGACCGGCTCGACATAATACTGCTCGAAGAACAGCCACTGCATGACCTTGGCGCGGGCAAGCCGGTCCGTCGGCAGATAGGGCGTGCCCTCGGCGACGAGGGTGAGGATTGCGTTGGACTCGGCGATCGCCTGGCCATTGTCCACGGCGAGCACCGGAACGGCGCCGGCCGGGTTGAGCTTCAGGAAAGCCTCCGTGCGGCTCTCGCCCTCGAAGATCGAGACCATGCGGGTTTCGTAAGCGATGCCGAGCAGGCCGAGCAGGACGCGGATCTTCCAGGCGTTTTGCGACGGGAGATAATCGTAGAGCATGAGCATGGCCGATCCCTCATTGGCAGCAATGGCTTCGCATGAGGTGGTCCGATGCGCCACCCGATTCAGGTGGCGGGGCTCAAAACACAGAAAGGTCTTGGCGAGGCCCCCCTCTCTGCCCTACTGGGCATCTCCCCCTCAAGGGGGGAGATTATATGTCATGTATGCTTTCGCCAATCACCAGCGCTGCAGGGAGACGGCCGTCGGAAGCTGCCAATCTCCCCCTTGAGGGGAAGATGTCCGGCAGGACAGAGAGGGGGGCGAAGGAACCCGGCCTATCATGTTGGCCGCGACCTCCTCACCTCCCCGCAATATCCCTCGCCACTGCCTGCGCCTCGATGCCGATCTCGCGCAGCAGACCCGTGACGGGGTTGTAGAAGCCGACGAGATAGACGCCCAATTCGCTCGCCCGCGCGTTGACGCCGCTCTTGTCCGGTCTGAGCTCCGCCGGCAGGAAGGCGTCATAGGCCGGACGGTAGCCGGTGGCGAAAATGGCCGCGTCGAATCTTCTCCACGCCATCGACGAATGTCACGCCGTCTCCGGTGAAGCTTGCGATGTCCGGCGCGATGCCGATCCGACCCTGCTTGATCGCCGCCACGGTGCCGATATCGATAACCGGAATGCGGCCGGCCTCGATGCCTTGCAGGATGCCTTGCTTGGGCCGCACGATGCCGTATCGCTCCAGCCGGCCCAGCGCCCGGTCGAGGATCTTGGGGAACATCCAATCGTTCAGCGCCTGCGGCATGGTCCGGCTGGCGATGCCCACCATCTGGATCGGCACGCCGAACAGCTGGCGCGGCACGATGTGGACGCCCTTGCGCACCGAGATGGTGGGGTGAGCGCCGCTTTCGGCCAGATCGAGCGCGATCTCCGCGCCAGTATTGCCCATGCCGACGATCAGCACGTCCTTGCCGGCATAGGGCGCCGCTTCGGTGTAGGCGGCGCTGTGCAGCACCTTGCCCTTGAAATCCTCGATGCCCGGGAAATCCGGCATGATCGGCTGGGCGTTGTTGCCGGTGGCGACGACGACCTTCCTGGCGCTGATCCCGCCGGCGTCCGTCTGGACCAGGAATTTTTCGCCCTCGCGGCGGATGGATTTGACCGTGACGCCGAAGCGCGGCTCAAGGCCGAAGCGCTCGGCATAGGCATCGAGATAGGCCACCACCTTTTCGCGCGGAACGTAGCGGGGATGGCTTTTCGGGAACGGCACGAAAGGCAGCGAGGAGAAGGATTTCACCGTGTGCAGATGCAGCCGCCGGTAATGCCGCCGCCAGGACGGCGCAACCTCATCAGCCTTTTCGAGAATAAGGAAATCGACGCCCGCCTGTTTGAGGCAGGCCGCGACGGCGAGCCCGGCAGGGCCGGCGCCGACAATGACGACATTGGTCTCCAAAACGCTTTTCCTCCCGCCAAAGCGGCAAAACCTATGACGGGAGGGGTTGGAGGGGCAAGTAGGGAGAAGCACCCATGCTCCACCGCGTGGGATGGAGCGGGGCGCCCGGCGCCTCATCTTCGTGCATGAACGCCGCAGAGATGCATAAATCGCGATTTATTCGCGAGCGTCATACTCGAAAGCGCCGTTCGGCGCCGCGGGAGAGCACGCAGATTTCGGCTTCGGTCAGCGTAATCTGATAGCGCTGTTTGGAATTCTTCGAGTAGATGTCGTCAGTAACAATCGAGACGGTCACATCGCCGTTCTCGTCGATCTGTACATCCTCGATCTGCAACGGCGCCGAGTATATGCATTTCGGTGATCCTGGCTTTCGCGCAGGCTGAGCAGACAATCGCAATGTGAAAAGATCCCTTGCTGTGCCAGCAATTCGACCGACGCAAAATTGATGCCAGCAATTCGGTCCCGAGATGGGACGACGTTGGTCTACTCCCTCGTTCGTCCTTATGGATACGTGCCAACTATTTCGGCAAGAGCGTAGTGTTTCGCCAGCCGGCGCCGCGTTCGCCACCCGAAACCCAGCGCCGGCTAGGCCCGGCGGTCATCCATCAACGCTACCCAACGGAACCGCCGGGCCGCTCTTATCGGCAAGTGCGCCTCGCCGGTGGAATGGCGGCGATAGCCGTGCCACGATGCTCGCCAGCGCCGGCCTAAAGCGCGTCGCGATCTTTCAGATACGCTCCATGCGCTTTAGGTTTTTGATTTTACGCATGTCTTTATCCCGAAACCGATTCCCACTTTCGGGAGACATGCTTTAGCGATTCCGGCTTACTACCAACGGCAGAGTGCCGATCCCTCGGCAGAGGCGTATATTAAAGCGAGCCGGTGCCATGTTTCGTTTCCGAGTCCCCGCCGGCTAGGCCCGGCGTTCGCTGGCCTACCCCGTCAGCCTGCCGGGCCGCTCCCGTCCATCCCCTGTGCCATGGGCGAAAAACGGTGGAAAGTCATCAACCGTGATCTTCATGCAGATGCGCTAATATACCATCTGCCACAGCCGGCTCCCCACCCGAGTCGGCTAGGCCCGGCGGTTCATCCACGCTACCCCAACGCGGAACTGTCGGGCCGCTCTAGAGCAATTTCAGGAAAAGTGTGAGCGGTTTTCCGCCTGGAATTGCGACAACACAAAGAGATAGAGGGTTCGCCGTTTCCATGAAACGGTGAAACACTCTAGGACGGCGAAACGGAAAGGGAGGCCGCCTTCCCCCCCAACGGAGGAAGGGCGTCGGCCGCCAACTCATTCAGACTGAAGTCCCTCGCTTGCTCGCATTGGTCCATGCGGCGAAACATTTAGTCCGCGAGATCATTTCGGGTCCTGACTGACGAGCGAAGTCCCCTGATCGTCAGTTTTTTTGCAGATGATGCCCGCTGTACCCCCGGCGGGCATCGTTCGTTGGATGGCAGAACCCCATGGGCAGCCCTTCCGCTGCTCCGGCGTCACCGCGTGATTGGTGAATTGGAGATTTCGGTCATCGCGGCCGGCGGCGCATTTTGCGCTCCTGGATCTGGATCGACCGGTCCTCGCCCGCTCGGAAGGTGGTGTTCTTTGCTTCTGCTTGGCGTGGAGACGCCCAGAAGCGCGCATGCGAGCTTTGTCTCAAATAGGTTGATGAGGGGGCCGGTCTGCGACTTCGCCGTGACACTCGATCGCAGACCGGTGTCCACTCCTGGGTAGAAATGGGACGGCCCGATACTGACGCATCGCCACCACGGCCGCGATGTTAAATCCTGGCAGCTTCGTTGCCCACCTGCTTCGTTGCAAAAAATCGGCCTGGAACATTTTAGCGAGATTGAATGTTCCAGAGTTATGGACAGCCGACATGAACTCTCCGCAGAACAGGTCAGATTTGCCCGGGCCCTCTTGAACTGGTCGCGGGTACGCCTGGCTTCCAAGGCCAACGTCAGCGAAGCGACGATCAGCGGAATCGAAAACGGCCTAAAGAACACTCGACCTAGCAGTGTGCTTGCTGTGCGGAGAGCTTTAGAGGCTGGAGGAATTGTCTTTGCGCCGGACGGGCGCGCTTCAATAGCGGATCCGCAAGGCCAGTTCACCGCCGACAATAGAACGTGGCGCCGACGGATGGCAGACCGCTCCTTGACTCGCGACCGATCTGAGGTGCGATCTCAAATGAGAGCCGACGCTCGAAAGAAAAACCCGCCGACCTAAGCCGACGGGTCATCTTCCCTCAAACTGCTGTGCGCCCCTTTCCCCGGATGGTCCGCCCGAAACCCAGGAAACCCCGCACAAGGCTTTTCTAATGGAATCTCATGTAAAGGGCTGTAGCTTGGCAGCAACAGCTGGCGCGACTAATGAGGCAACGACCGTGATGCCGCTTAGGACATGTGTGAGCGACCCAGAGCCAGCCGTGACAGCGAAACAAGCTCTTCCTCATCCTCGATGCCGGCCATGAAGTTGGCGAGGATTCGGGACGCCAGGGCCTCACGTTCATCGGCAGTCTGCTCCTCAGTTTTCAGCCGGTCGAACACCCTTGCCAGGAACTCCAATTCAGCAGGCTCGAAAATTCCGGCGTCCTGCGCCTTCTGGCGAACTGGCATCGCAGTAACTCCACCTACTTTTCGCGAAAATCCTTCAGTGAGGCATGACGCAACGTCTCCTCGCCCTTGAGGAACTTCACCCGTCCGACCAGGCCCGGCTTCAGCCACTCCGCCTTCTGCTTTGCCAATCCCTTTGGAGGCGGAGCACCAACTTTGCCCTGCACGCGATCCCAGAGAGCCTGTCGTTTGTCGGCTTTGAAGGTCACAAACGCACCGCCCATGTACCGGCCCTTGTCGGCCATCAGCACCATGGCAGGCTTCCCCGCCTCACGCTGCACGCCAATGATGTCCATTTCGGCTTCGACGTAGCACTTGATTTTCCGCCAGTTCATGGTCGCGCCGGAGCGATAGACACTGTCGAGGCGCTTCGAAACGATGCCTTCCAGGTTGGCCTCGCACGCGAGGTGGTAAACGGCGTCGCCAGTGCCCGGCAGAGCCTCCGAGAACTGGATATGCCCACCTGCCGGGA
This region of Mesorhizobium sp. M2A.F.Ca.ET.046.03.2.1 genomic DNA includes:
- a CDS encoding aldo/keto reductase is translated as MSLGKHKLGSQGLEVSAIGLGCMGMSQSYGPADEAESIATIHRAIELGCTFLDTAEVYGPFLNEELLGRALQGRRDQVTIATKFGFRIVDGKQAGTDSRPDHIREVVEASLKRLATDRIDLLYQHRVDPAVPMEDVAGAVGELVAEGKVRFFGLSEAGIANIRRAHAVHPVSALQSEYSLWERNLEPEIIPALKELGIGLVPFAPLGRGFLAGDVKRAEDYPQGDFRRGDPRYQGENFDLNVAAAAAVRDIAAAKSVKPGQIAIAWLLAKGPDFGIDIVPIPGTKRRTYLEENVAAADITLDATEILGLDMALTPDKVSGPRYNERTMSLVDR
- a CDS encoding glutathione S-transferase family protein, whose amino-acid sequence is MLMLYDYLPSQNAWKIRVLLGLLGIAYETRMVSIFEGESRTEAFLKLNPAGAVPVLAVDNGQAIAESNAILTLVAEGTPYLPTDRLARAKVMQWLFFEQYYVEPVIGSLRFWSLTGRLERNQALVAGKREAGVRALGALERSLADTPFLVGDTLTIADIAVYAYSHRAEDCGFSLADYPAVEGWVERVGEAIGPGYPVHPYSIDPHSGG
- a CDS encoding NAD(P)/FAD-dependent oxidoreductase, translated to METNVVIVGAGPAGLAVAACLKQAGVDFLILEKADEVAPSWRRHYRRLHLHTVKSFSSLPFVPFPKSHPRYVPREKVVAYLDAYAERFGLEPRFGVTVKSIRREGEKFLVQTDAGGISARKVVVATGNNAQPIMPDFPGIEDFKGKVLHSAAYTEAAPYAGKDVLIVGMGNTGAEIALDLAESGAHPTISVRKGVHIVPRQLFGVPIQMVGIASRTMPQALNDWMFPKILDRALGRLERYGIVRPKQGILQGIEAGRIPVIDIGTVAAIKQGRIGIAPDIASFTGDGVTFVDGVEKIRRGHFRHRLPSGL
- a CDS encoding helix-turn-helix transcriptional regulator, whose product is MDSRHELSAEQVRFARALLNWSRVRLASKANVSEATISGIENGLKNTRPSSVLAVRRALEAGGIVFAPDGRASIADPQGQFTADNRTWRRRMADRSLTRDRSEVRSQMRADARKKNPPT
- a CDS encoding RNA ligase family protein; this translates as MRKPVRLSFIRPMEPELVEQPPKADGWSHEVKFDGYRSQIIRDDEGVRVFTKSGIDWTAKYKSIAKEAETLEAESFIIEGEMIVLNEKGLSDFHALRSAITQRPQALYFVTFDLLHLNGHDLRDMALKDRREVLQALIPAGGHIQFSEALPGTGDAVYHLACEANLEGIVSKRLDSVYRSGATMNWRKIKCYVEAEMDIIGVQREAGKPAMVLMADKGRYMGGAFVTFKADKRQALWDRVQGKVGAPPPKGLAKQKAEWLKPGLVGRVKFLKGEETLRHASLKDFREK